The Panacibacter microcysteis genome includes a window with the following:
- a CDS encoding GAF domain-containing sensor histidine kinase — MQLTKTYTPSKYQQDFQHIIDLAVSCFPAALVSIHLWEELSYHTITYSGETVTTITGFDEQAVAFLQTPRAFCMPNANGLPPTEWFKQLHHYRFYASVPIITGQQQYTGAFIIAHPCIESFTATQQNNLHSLARQAAIVATQQHDKKEHAVLKRKMEQIVFKVAHDIRNPLSALKNIIELHTSGLIDANDAKELEGMLLKDLNRVVQLTHIVSDWSKALLHATGAGEYLLLKDCIDEQCRQLESVNTGKRNTIVSAVNPGQHIYTNKAVIAFTISSVLNNAIKFTTGGSIIFTTTRRNNKEVLKITDSGAGIAPRELDKLNGAGEFVTTKGTAGESGSGVSLFLVKELLKEVGKEITIKSEAGKGTEVLIEL, encoded by the coding sequence ATGCAGCTTACCAAAACATATACTCCTTCAAAATACCAGCAAGACTTTCAACATATCATTGATCTTGCAGTAAGCTGTTTTCCCGCTGCTTTGGTAAGCATTCACCTGTGGGAAGAACTTAGTTACCATACCATAACTTATAGTGGCGAGACCGTTACAACAATTACCGGTTTTGATGAACAGGCGGTGGCGTTCCTGCAAACACCAAGAGCGTTTTGTATGCCAAACGCTAACGGCTTACCTCCAACAGAATGGTTTAAACAACTGCACCACTATCGCTTTTATGCCAGTGTGCCAATTATAACAGGCCAGCAGCAATATACAGGCGCTTTTATCATTGCGCATCCTTGTATTGAATCTTTTACAGCAACACAACAAAACAACCTGCATAGCCTTGCCAGGCAGGCTGCAATAGTGGCCACACAGCAGCATGACAAAAAAGAGCATGCTGTTTTGAAGCGTAAGATGGAGCAGATCGTGTTTAAGGTTGCGCACGATATAAGGAACCCTTTGAGCGCCCTTAAAAATATTATTGAATTACATACATCAGGTCTGATTGATGCAAACGATGCAAAAGAATTGGAAGGCATGCTGCTGAAAGACCTTAACAGGGTTGTACAGCTAACACATATTGTCTCAGACTGGAGTAAGGCATTGCTGCATGCAACAGGTGCAGGAGAATATTTGCTGTTAAAAGATTGTATAGACGAACAGTGCCGGCAACTCGAAAGCGTGAACACCGGCAAAAGAAACACTATTGTAAGCGCGGTAAATCCCGGTCAACATATTTATACAAACAAGGCGGTAATTGCTTTTACTATTTCATCTGTATTGAACAATGCCATAAAATTTACAACAGGTGGCAGCATCATTTTTACCACCACCAGAAGGAATAACAAGGAAGTGTTGAAGATTACCGACAGCGGTGCCGGCATTGCACCCCGCGAACTTGATAAGCTGAACGGTGCTGGTGAGTTTGTGACCACGAAAGGTACTGCAGGCGAAAGTGGCAGCGGTGTAAGCCTTTTTCTTGTTAAAGAACTATTGAAAGAAGTTGGCAAAGAGATAACCATTAAAAGTGAGGCGGGGAAGGGCACCGAGGTATTGATAGAGTTGTAG
- a CDS encoding YaiO family outer membrane beta-barrel protein, with translation MYTQCSYFIHRFYKLKYGLAIFALLLCTGMCAQQTDTITSDGLFTAARHAAFEQKDYNKAKEYCIKALSLSPDYADIQIFLGRLYTWTNSYDSAAACFKKVLSARPAHEDASSALADMYYWTDQYNEALQTLNSALQYNAASQELLLKKAKVLAAMHAYRQADSIVHILLAKNRGNTAALSLASSIQNSVSLNKIGIAYDLVTFDKKFNSTTPWHLASLSFTRQTMKGSVTGRINYANRFNENGIQYEADAYPRISKTFYSYVSAGYSDNVGVFPRWRAGFSLYANLPASFEAEAGWRYLYFSAPTNILTAYIGKYYKSYLFGARTYLTPGRSGLSQSYNAFGRYYFGSTDDYIELLLGSGISPDDRSINQLITANLKTYKASAEYKHRLGVLNILSVNASVLNQEQSNGAKGNQVQVGIGYQRRFK, from the coding sequence ATGTATACACAGTGCTCTTATTTTATTCATCGCTTTTACAAACTCAAATACGGGCTTGCAATTTTCGCCCTGTTGCTTTGTACAGGTATGTGTGCACAGCAAACTGACACAATTACCAGCGATGGTTTATTTACCGCTGCAAGGCATGCGGCGTTTGAACAAAAAGATTATAACAAAGCCAAAGAGTATTGTATTAAGGCGCTTTCGCTAAGCCCTGACTATGCCGATATTCAAATCTTCCTCGGCAGACTGTATACATGGACCAACAGCTATGATAGTGCCGCAGCCTGCTTTAAGAAGGTATTATCGGCAAGGCCGGCACACGAAGATGCTTCATCAGCACTGGCCGATATGTATTACTGGACTGACCAATACAATGAAGCTTTGCAAACATTGAACAGCGCTCTGCAATACAATGCGGCATCGCAGGAGTTGCTGCTAAAAAAAGCAAAGGTACTTGCTGCTATGCATGCTTACAGGCAGGCAGATTCTATTGTACATATTTTACTCGCTAAAAACCGTGGCAATACAGCGGCGCTCAGCCTTGCCAGCAGCATTCAAAACAGTGTATCGTTAAATAAGATCGGCATAGCTTATGATCTTGTAACATTTGATAAGAAATTTAACTCTACTACTCCGTGGCATCTTGCATCACTGTCGTTTACCAGGCAAACAATGAAAGGTTCTGTAACGGGAAGGATCAATTATGCAAACCGTTTCAATGAAAACGGCATTCAATATGAGGCAGACGCTTATCCGCGCATATCCAAAACGTTTTATAGTTATGTAAGTGCCGGCTATTCTGATAATGTTGGTGTATTTCCAAGGTGGCGAGCCGGTTTTTCGCTGTATGCCAACCTGCCCGCAAGTTTTGAAGCCGAAGCTGGCTGGCGCTATTTATACTTCTCTGCGCCTACCAACATTTTGACAGCATATATTGGCAAATATTACAAAAGCTATCTTTTTGGTGCAAGAACTTATCTTACCCCGGGCAGAAGTGGTCTGTCGCAGTCTTACAATGCATTTGGCAGGTATTACTTTGGTAGTACAGATGACTATATTGAATTGCTGCTCGGCTCAGGCATCTCTCCTGATGACAGGAGTATTAACCAACTGATCACAGCAAACCTGAAGACATACAAAGCATCTGCAGAATATAAACACAGGCTTGGTGTATTAAATATACTTTCTGTAAACGCATCTGTTCTTAACCAGGAGCAAAGCAATGGTGCAAAGGGCAACCAGGTGCAGGTTGGCATTGGCTACCAAAGGAGGTTTAAGTAA
- a CDS encoding glycosyltransferase family 2 protein, whose protein sequence is MNWTNLIFDYFTYAIFTYSVTLLLFYIFIAVYSVGETRRYLHKNNYTDYRLLASSVHSPSISIIAPAYNEGVTIIENVRSLLSIYYTNLEVIIVNDGSKDDTLQKMIDAYQLEKIDFLVSYQVKTKEVRGIYKSKNPVFNKLVVVDKMNGGKADALNVGVNVSANDYIVCIDVDCILEQDAILKMVKPFMEETDGVKVIASGGVIRIANSCDIKHGKLDKVRLPRQYLPRMQSLEYIRAFILGRMAWARLNGLLLISGAFGAFDKELVIKCNGYNTNTVGEDMELVVRMRRYMEEKKLPYRVNYIPDPLCWTEVPYNYTILGRQRNRWTRGTIETLSIHKKMFLNPRYGLLGMLSYPYWFFFEMLAPVIEFIGFIAFVFMAVMGIIDWEMFFSFFVFIICFGYLYSAFSIYMEVTTYNQYKRKTEIARLFLAALTEPFIFHPFVIWSAIKGFMDKIKSDKHEWGDMARAGFNTTPAATPPKPKAS, encoded by the coding sequence ATGAACTGGACAAATTTGATATTTGATTATTTCACCTATGCGATCTTCACCTATTCGGTTACGTTGCTGTTGTTTTATATTTTTATTGCAGTTTATTCAGTAGGAGAGACCCGCCGTTACCTGCACAAAAATAACTATACGGATTACAGGTTGCTTGCTTCTTCTGTCCACTCGCCTTCTATCAGTATTATAGCTCCGGCGTATAATGAAGGTGTGACCATCATTGAAAATGTGCGTTCGCTGCTTTCTATCTACTATACCAACCTTGAGGTGATCATTGTAAATGATGGCAGTAAAGATGATACGCTGCAGAAGATGATTGATGCCTACCAACTGGAAAAGATTGATTTCCTTGTATCGTACCAGGTAAAAACAAAAGAGGTAAGAGGAATTTATAAAAGTAAAAATCCGGTATTTAATAAGCTGGTAGTAGTTGACAAAATGAACGGCGGCAAAGCCGATGCATTGAATGTAGGTGTAAATGTATCGGCCAATGATTACATTGTTTGTATAGATGTGGATTGTATACTGGAGCAGGATGCCATACTAAAAATGGTGAAGCCATTTATGGAAGAGACCGATGGTGTAAAAGTAATTGCATCGGGCGGCGTAATACGCATTGCAAATTCCTGTGATATAAAACATGGCAAGCTGGATAAAGTGCGGTTACCCCGGCAATACCTTCCACGCATGCAGTCTTTGGAGTATATCCGCGCATTTATACTGGGCCGCATGGCTTGGGCAAGACTGAACGGGTTGTTGCTTATATCCGGGGCATTCGGTGCATTTGATAAAGAACTTGTTATTAAATGCAACGGTTACAATACCAATACCGTTGGTGAAGACATGGAACTGGTGGTGCGCATGCGGAGGTATATGGAAGAAAAAAAACTGCCTTACCGCGTTAATTACATTCCCGATCCGCTTTGCTGGACCGAAGTGCCCTACAACTATACCATTCTTGGCAGGCAAAGAAACCGGTGGACACGCGGCACTATTGAAACATTGTCGATTCACAAAAAAATGTTTTTAAATCCTCGCTATGGCCTGCTGGGCATGCTTAGCTACCCCTATTGGTTCTTTTTCGAAATGCTGGCGCCGGTAATAGAATTTATAGGGTTCATTGCTTTCGTGTTTATGGCCGTTATGGGCATTATAGATTGGGAAATGTTTTTTTCGTTTTTCGTTTTCATTATCTGCTTTGGTTATTTGTATTCTGCGTTTTCCATTTATATGGAGGTAACCACTTACAACCAGTACAAACGAAAAACAGAAATAGCCAGGTTATTCCTGGCAGCGCTTACGGAGCCTTTTATTTTTCATCCTTTTGTAATATGGTCAGCCATAAAAGGATTTATGGATAAGATAAAAAGCGATAAACATGAATGGGGCGATATGGCCAGGGCGGGCTTTAATACAACGCCTGCCGCAACACCTCCTAAACCGAAGGCATCATGA
- a CDS encoding response regulator transcription factor, producing MIAEDEALMLKTISIKLRKDGYDVITCQDGQEAIAKINELHPDLVIADIMLPYASGFEIVNAVKAIAEKKIYVIMLSALGQEKTVAEAFSLGADDYMTKPFSLSELSIRVKKLIR from the coding sequence TTGATTGCAGAAGATGAAGCTTTGATGCTTAAAACCATTTCCATTAAACTCAGGAAAGATGGCTACGATGTAATAACCTGCCAGGACGGACAGGAGGCAATTGCGAAGATCAATGAGCTGCATCCTGACTTGGTTATTGCAGATATTATGTTGCCCTATGCATCTGGTTTTGAAATTGTAAACGCAGTAAAAGCGATCGCCGAAAAGAAAATATACGTGATCATGTTATCTGCACTGGGACAGGAAAAAACAGTGGCCGAGGCTTTTAGTCTTGGTGCTGATGATTATATGACGAAGCCTTTTAGTTTATCAGAACTATCGATCAGGGTAAAGAAGCTGATCAGGTAA